Part of the Imperialibacter roseus genome, TGGATACTTGCCAGCGAATCAGCCGAGATGGTAGGCACCGACTTGCTGTAAAGCGTAGAAAGGAGCACGTCGTAAGCACTTTGCGCTTGCGTAAACTGAGGCAAGGCAATGGCGAAAACGAGCAAGAGTAATCTTCCGGGTGTTGTCATCTCTTTAATAAGCTAATTGCTCCCTGTTTTGTTCTCTGGGGTAACACCACTTCCCATGTAAAAACTCCAATGACCAACAAATATTCTGTGATGATGGCCCACCAGGGAATTTCGTAGCCAGTCGCTGTGTAGCCAACATATGTCCATAGAATGGCGTAAGACCACACAATGGGAAATTTATAGCCCGAGAACACGGACAGGGCTACCAATGGCACCACATACCATGGGTGGACGGTGGTGCCCGCCAGGTAGTAGATAAAAAAAACGATACTTAGAACCTGGAAAAGACTTCGGTCTTTTGGCCAGTTTGTCCAACTCACGATCAGAATGAGAACGCCGCCTGAGAGTGCTAGTCGGGGCCCAAGTGTGGCTATAATATTGTAGCCTTTCCACCAAAAGCCTATTTCCCGGAACAGGTAGTAGAACGAAGCATTGAACTCGAACTTTCGAAAATACAGATTGAGGCTTTCTCCCTGCCCGGTTAGCCAGGTGGGGTCGATCAGTGGCAGAAAGAAGAGCAGAGAACCTAGCAGAGTGACCAACACCACCTTCCACCAGTTTTTCTTGTCGCCTGCGAACATCAGTGCGGGGCCAGCGATGACGGGAGTTAGTTTGGTGGCAATAGCGGCCGCTAGTGCAAATGGGCCTGCAAGCAATTTCTTAGCGGCAATTAACACGACAGATAGAATGAGAAACAGCGCCATCATCCCTTCAAAGTGAAGGTTGCCAGACACTTCCATGATGACCAGCGGATTAAGGGCGTAAACGGCCAACAAAGAGGAGGGCTTGCCACTTTTCTTTAGATAGTGGGCGATAAAAAACAGAAACACGATCTCTGTTGCTATGAGTAAAAGCCGCATCGGGACGATAGCGCTGAGCAAAGAACCATTATAAGTGAGTGTGCTCAGCCAAAATACCAGTTGATGGAATGGCGGGTACACTGTGAAGTATTCTTTTGAATTGAGCCCATCGTAGAGCTCGGCCGTCAGTGTGGGAATAGCATTACCCGCTTCCATGTAAAATGATGGCGGGTGGCTGAATGGATGGATGCCCTGATGCCACAGCAAGCCATCCCATATGAATCGGTAGAAGTCATCAGAAAGCGCCGGGAGGGCGAATAGGAAAATCAGGCGGAACAGGACGGCAAGGCCAAGAATCCATTTCAATTCAGCTTTTTGTAAAGCCAGGAAGGCGAGAAAAAGTAAAGCGAATGAGCCCTGAAGAATCCAGGCGTCTGTTCTTTGAAGCTTGTAGGCAAGCAAAAAATAGATCAAGCAGGAGAGCGCTCCCGCAACGGCCCATTTAAGCTTTGGAGGCGAGAAACCCATAAGGTTTAATTGAGAGTAGGAAGATGCCTCCGAAGCCTATGGTAAGCATGAGATGGAAAAATATCAGCCCAAAGTCGGACAGGTAGAAGGCCGACCAAAGGCCAAAGGCAAAGTAAACGGAAAGAAGGCCTTCGAGCACAATCGCCGGTGTTAGCTTCCATTTGATGTACTTGTTGGTTTTCCAGGATATTTTGTCTTTGAGAACGTTGAATTTGGGTGTGCGCAAAAATGGCGTCTTAATGCCGAGCCAGCCTTCAAGCACCGCAATGGCATTGTGTAGTGACATGCCCATCGAGAAGGTGATGAACATGGGGAAGTGAATAAGAAAGTATTTTAGCGGCTTTTTGGGAAATGAAGAGCCGCTGGCAACCCAGTAAAAGTAGCTCACAAACAGAAAGCCGAGCACGAACACACTGGCCGCATTGAACAGTGTGCTGTATGTCGGCAAATGGTTCATTGTGTAGAGCAGGGGTAGGCTGAGTAGTGAGGCCGTGAAAAGGAAAAAGAAAAGCGAGCTGTTGAGCAAATGCTGGACGGCGTGAAGCTTGTTTTTCAACGGCAAGGTCGATGTGAGCACAGCCCCCAGGTTTTTTCTGGCTGTTTCGGCGGCGCCTTTGTTCCAGCGGTACTGTTGTGACTTTACTGCCGGCATAAGGATGGGCAGCTCTGCGGGAGACTCAACATTTTCAAGGAACGTGAAATGCCAGCCTTTCAGCTGAGCTCTGTAGCTAAGGTCGAGGTCTTCGGTGAGCGTGTCTGCTGTCCAGCCGCCGCCATCTACTATGCACTTCTTTCGCCAGACACCGCCCGTGCCGTTGAAGTTAATGAAGCTACCCGATGCACTACGGCCTGTTTGCTCTACCGAAAAGTGGGCGTCGAGGCCGAAGGCCTGTAGTTTGGTCAGCCACGAGTAGTTGCGATTGAGGTGACCCCAGCGGGTTTGCACCATGCCCACTTTCGGCGTGGTAAAGTGGGGTAATGTTTCCTTTAGGAAGTGAGGGTCTGGCAGGAAGTCGGCATCGAAAATAGCAATGAACTCAGCACGAGCCTGCTCAAGTCCGTTCTGCAAGGCACCCGCTTTGTAACCTGTTCTTTCGTGCCGACGCAGCACTTTTATGTCGAAGCCTATCCTTCGATATTCTTTGGCCACTTTGTCGACAACCGATTTTGTCTCATCATCACTGTCGTCAAGCACCTGGATTTCCAGTTTTTCTTTCGGGTAGTCGAGCAGGCATACTTGCCTGATCAGCCTTTCCACAACGTACAGCTCGTTATAAATAGGCAACTGTACGGTCACCAACGGAAGCTCTGTCAGTGGTGCAATGGTGGCTGGTGTTGACTTCTTGCTTTTTCGGTAGCGAATGGCCAGGTGCAGCTGTCCCAGGCTGAACAGAAAGATCAGCGACAAAGAGAGTCCGTAACCAATAATAACCAGCCAGTCGATCATAAGTACCTGAAGATTGTCCAAAGTATTTTGTAGCCTGCGCCGATGGTGCCTTTCACCGTGCCCGACACTTTGGAAACACCAATGCGCTGCCGATAGTTTACCGGCACTTCGGTGGTTTGCATTCCCAATTTAGCCGCTTTTAGCTGCATTTCTACAGTCCAGCCATAGGTTTTGTCCTGCATGTTAATGCGCAGCAGGCTTTCATATTTCACAGCCCTGAAAGGCCCAAGGTCAGTAAACTGCACTCCGTAAAACCAGCGGAGGAGGGTGGTGGCTAACCAGTTGCCAAATATTTGCTGTGGTGTCATGGAGCCCTTTTCTTTTTTGCCAAGAGCCCTGGAGCCGATCACGAGATCGGCTTTGCCGTCTATAATCGGTTGTACCAGCCCGTACATTTCTTCAGGATAATCGGAGTGATCTCCATCGAGAAACACCACGATATCTGGCAGGTCGTCGACCTGGCCGGCGATGTGCTGCATACCGCAAAGGCAGGCGTTGCCATAGCCTCTTTTTTCTTCTCTGAGCGCCGTTGCTCCTCTCGACTGTGCCTGAGCAAAGGTGTTGTCAGTCGAACCATTGTCGATGACGATGATTTCGGATACCAGTTCTTTGGGGATCTCGTCAATCACCATACCTACGGCGTTCTGCTCATTGAAGGCAGGGATGATGACTTTGATGTTGGGTTGGCGCACTTACGGTTGATTTACAAGCAAAAATAGGGAATGCATTGGATTAGGAGGTCGGGGGTGGGACAAAAGGTTAGCATTAGCCCATATCCGCATCTTTTATCAGGCGGTTGATTTCGGACTTT contains:
- a CDS encoding cellulose synthase family protein, with translation MIDWLVIIGYGLSLSLIFLFSLGQLHLAIRYRKSKKSTPATIAPLTELPLVTVQLPIYNELYVVERLIRQVCLLDYPKEKLEIQVLDDSDDETKSVVDKVAKEYRRIGFDIKVLRRHERTGYKAGALQNGLEQARAEFIAIFDADFLPDPHFLKETLPHFTTPKVGMVQTRWGHLNRNYSWLTKLQAFGLDAHFSVEQTGRSASGSFINFNGTGGVWRKKCIVDGGGWTADTLTEDLDLSYRAQLKGWHFTFLENVESPAELPILMPAVKSQQYRWNKGAAETARKNLGAVLTSTLPLKNKLHAVQHLLNSSLFFFLFTASLLSLPLLYTMNHLPTYSTLFNAASVFVLGFLFVSYFYWVASGSSFPKKPLKYFLIHFPMFITFSMGMSLHNAIAVLEGWLGIKTPFLRTPKFNVLKDKISWKTNKYIKWKLTPAIVLEGLLSVYFAFGLWSAFYLSDFGLIFFHLMLTIGFGGIFLLSIKPYGFLASKA
- a CDS encoding glycosyltransferase family 2 protein; the protein is MRQPNIKVIIPAFNEQNAVGMVIDEIPKELVSEIIVIDNGSTDNTFAQAQSRGATALREEKRGYGNACLCGMQHIAGQVDDLPDIVVFLDGDHSDYPEEMYGLVQPIIDGKADLVIGSRALGKKEKGSMTPQQIFGNWLATTLLRWFYGVQFTDLGPFRAVKYESLLRINMQDKTYGWTVEMQLKAAKLGMQTTEVPVNYRQRIGVSKVSGTVKGTIGAGYKILWTIFRYL